One Mercurialis annua linkage group LG3, ddMerAnnu1.2, whole genome shotgun sequence DNA window includes the following coding sequences:
- the LOC126673182 gene encoding protein TPX2-like isoform X2, which translates to MEMDELFNESSYGDEEIDFDYEYDAAKYYDFTRPETEFEAYQAQRWFVTASSYPPSPLIIKFNWEPSVAPVKTGRAPFMCGGAYQTINRTSSANMSRSVNSDEVTSPGSESSSPARSFSKSPLSKYSSFMNPTASQLAKLNHLPQIHCNRLFRRSQKQVKIENNSPRNSSVNGVRATKRQKLEAGYLSKVALLKHQANFLHKEPKKVGLTDLNTTLAKPDVTTTLAKPDATTTLAKPDVTTTLAKSKFTVPKEPNLETAFRAERHRTKNNLEPVEAENSNACIFRARPLNRKILEAPSFPLHKKSTPQLPEFQVFHLRTSERAMQHQFINERNAQNSCSSPRSESTSSTRVIPVAGFKEKGEALDRIRTSCLNKKESNSTADKRFPDETPIIDSFSKLSLTSEVQFNTKSRLKMPSHSKGLKENTPGSVHLEQEMRNVIKSPRLGGNHFQCGSDRTMMVPQINRSLDIR; encoded by the exons ATGGAAATGGATGAGTTATTCAATGAATCGTCGTACGGAGACGAAGAGATTGATTTTGATTACGAGTATGATGCAGCTAAGTATTATGATTTCACCAGGCCAGAAACTGAGTTCGAGGCTTATCAAGCTCAGCGATGGTTTGTAACCGCTTCATCTTATCCTCCTTCTC CTTTAATAATCAAGTTCAATTGGGAGCCGAGTGTTGCTCCTGTTAAAACTGGAAGAGCTCCGTTCATGTGTGGAGGAGCTTATCAAACTATAAATCGAACCAGCAGCGCCAACATGAGTCGCAGTGTCAACTCTGATGAAGTAACTTCGCCCG GATCGGAATCAAGTAGTCCAGCCAGATCATTCAGCAAGTCACCTTTATCAAAATATTCGAGTTTTATGAATCCTACAGCAAGTCAGTTGGCGAAGCTGAATCACCTTCCGCAGATTCATTGTAATCGGTTATTCAGAAG ATCTCAGAAGCAAGTAAAAATTGAGAATAACAGTCCGCGGAATAGTTCTGTTAATGGAGTTCGGGCTACCAAAAGGCAAAAACTTGAGGCTGGCTATCTATCCAAG GTGGCTCTTCTTAAGCATCAAGCTAATTTTCTACACAAGGAACCTAAAAAG GTTGGACTTACTGATCTTAACACAACACTAGCTAAACCTGATGTTACCACAACACTTGCTAAGCCTGATGCTACCACAACACTTGCAAAACCTGATGTTACCACAACACTTGCTAAATCTAAATTTACAGTTCCCAAAGAACCAAATTTAGAAACAGCATTTAGGGCAGAAAGACATAG GACCAAGAACAATTTGGAGCCAGTTGAAGCTGAAAATTCAAATGCTTGTATTTTCAGAGCAAGGCCCTTGAATAGAAAA ATTCTCGAAGCCCCTTCATTTCCGCTTCATAAAAAGAGCACTCCGCAACTTCCAGAGTTTCAG GTGTTTCATCTGAGAACATCAGAAAGGGCGATGCAACACCAGTTTATTAAT GAAAGGAATGCGCAAAATTCTTGCTCCAGTCCCCGGAGTGAAAGTACAAGCTCTACAAG AGTAATCCCTGTTGCTGGCTTTAAGGAGAAAGGGGAAGCACTAGATAGAATTAGAACTTCATGTCtaaataaaaag GAATCTAATTCTACAGCTGATAAAAGATTTCCAGACGAGACACCAATAATAGATTCATTTAGTAAG CTCTCTTTGACATCCGAAGTTCAATTTAACACAAAGTCTCGACTAAAAATGCCTTCACATTCTAAG GGCTTAAAGGAGAACACGCCAGGATCTGTCCATCTAGAACAAGAG ATGAGAAATGTCATCAAATCCCCAAGGCTCGGTGGCAATCATTTTCAATGTGGTAGCGACCGAACAATGATGGTACCACAAATCAACAG GAGCTTGGATATACGTTGA
- the LOC126673181 gene encoding LRR receptor-like serine/threonine-protein kinase ERL1 — MRKNEQVLVNFECCLMIFIGVFLLLCPLGSTLNDEGKALMSIKESFSNVANVLLDWDDVQNADFCSWRGVLCDNLSNSVVSLNLSNLNLGGEISTAVGDLRNLQSLDFMGNKLTGQIPDEIGNCASLYHLDLSDNLLYGDVPFSISKLKQLEFLNLKNNQLTGPIPATLTQLPNLKTLDLARNQLIGEIPRLLYWNEVLQYLGLRGNSLTGTLSEDMCQLTGLWYFDVRGNNLTGTIPDSIGNCTSFEILDLSYNQITGEIPYNIGFLQVATLSLQGNKLTGKIPEVIGLMQALAVLDLSENELVGPIPPILGNLSFTGKLYLYGNKLTGPIPPELGNMSKLSYLQLNDNQLVGSIPPELGKLEQLFELNLGNNDLEGPIPHDLSSCTALNQFNVHGNGLNGTIPPGFKKLESLTYLNLSSNYFKGRIPLELGHIVNLDTLDLSGNNFSGPIPASIGNLEHLLTLNFSRNHLGGLLPAEFGNLRSIQILDVSFNNVTGSIPAEFGQLQNIVSLILNNNSLQGEIPDQLTNCFSLTNLNFSYNNLSGIVPPIRNFSRFPPESFIGNPLLCGNWLGSICGPYVPRSRAIFSTAAVVCMTLGFMTLLSMVIVAIYKSNQQKQLIKGSHKNTQVPPKLVVLHMDMAIHTFDDIMRNTENLNEKYIIGYGASSTVYKCVLKNSRPIAIKRLYNQYPYNLREFETELETIGSIRHRNIVSLHGYALSPCGNLLFYDYMVNGSLWDLLHGPSKKVKLDWETRLKIAVGAAQGLAYLHHDCSQRIIHRDVKSSNILVDENFEAHLSDFGIAKCISTAKTHASTYVLGTIGYIDPEYARTSRLTEKSDVYSFGIVLLELLTGKKAVDNESNLHQLVLSKADDNTVMEVVDQEVSITCVDITHVRKTFQLALLCTKRHPSERPTMHEVARVLNSFLPAPPTKKPSSAPPPKTVDYAKFVIDKGQQHPVPKHQQPPQQENNSSDAQWFLRFREVISKNTL, encoded by the exons ATGAGGAAAAATGAGCAAGTTTTGGTTAATTTTGAGTGCTGTCTGATGATTTTTATCGGAGTGTTTTTGCTTCTCTGTCCGCTCGGTTCTACGCTGAACGATGAAG GGAAGGCATTGATGTCGATAAAGGAGTCGTTCAGCAATGTGGCTAACGTGCTTCTCGATTGGGATGATGTTCAGAACGCGGATTTTTGTTCTTGGCGTGGTGTTTTGTGCGACAATCTCAGCAACTCTGTTGTTTCCTT GAATTTGTCAAATCTGAACTTGGGTGGTGAAATTTCTACTGCCGTTGGCGATTTGAGGAATCTACAATCCTT AGATTTTATGGGAAATAAGTTAACTGGTCAAATCCCCGATGAGATTGGAAATTGTGCTTCTCTGTATCATTT GGATCTGTCTGATAACTTGCTTTATGGAGATGTACCTTTTTCTATATCTAAGCTTAAGCAACTTGAGTTCCT GAATTTGAAAAACAATCAGCTTACTGGTCCTATACCTGCCACTTTAACTCAGCTTCCCAACCTCAAGACTCt GGATCTTGCTCGGAACCAGCTCATTGGTGAGATACCACGACTGCTCTATTGGAATGAAGTGTTGCAGTACCT AGGATTACGTGGAAATTCCTTGACCGGAACATTGTCTGAGGATATGTGTCAGTTGACCGGCTTGTGGTATTT TGATGTACGGGGAAACAACCTCACTGGAACAATTCCTGATAGCATTGGCAACTGTACAAGCTTTGAGATACT GGACCTgtcatataatcaaattactGGGGAGATACCATATAATATTGGTTTCTTGCAAGTAGCTACATT GTCACTACAAGGCAATAAGCTAACCGGAAAGATTCCTGAAGTGATAGGTCTAATGCAGGCCCTTGCAGTTTT GGATTTGAGTGAAAATGAGCTTGTTGGACCAATTCCACCAATACTTGGCAATTTGTCATTTACTGGAAAACT GTATCTCTACGGAAACAAACTCACTGGGCCAATTCCTCCAGAGCTTGGAAACATGTCTAAACTTAGTTACCT tCAACTGAATGACAACCAACTTGTTGGCAGCATTCCACCTGAACTTGGGAAGCTTGAACAGCTATTTGAATT AAATCTTGGTAACAATGATCTGGAAGGGCCTATTCCGCATGACCTCAGTTCTTGCACTGCGCTGAACCAATT CAATGTACATGGTAATGGGTTAAATGGAACTATTCCTCCAGGCTTCAAGAAATTAGAGAGTTTGACATACCT AAATCTATCATCAAACTATTTCAAAGGAAGGATTCCTCTTGAGCTTGGACATATAGTTAACCTCGACACATT GGATCTGTCTGGAAACAATTTTTCAGGACCTATTCCAGCTTCTATTGGTAATCTAGAGCACCTTCTTACCTT GAACTTTAGCAGGAATCATCTTGGTGGACTATTGCCAGCTGAATTTGGTAATCTCAGAAGTATTCAAATTCT tgaTGTTTCATTCAACAATGTTACTGGGAGTATTCCTGCTGAATTTGGGCAATTGCAAAACATTGTTTCCTT AATCCTGAACAACAACAGCCTGCAAGGAGAAATCCCCGATCAACTTACCAACTGTTTCAGTCTCACAAATCT GAATTTCTCCTACAATAACTTATCCGGGATTGTACCTCCTATCAGAAACTTCTCACGGTTTCCACCAGAGAG CTTTATTGGGAATCCCTTGTTGTGTGGCAATTGGTTGGGATCCATATGTGGACCTTATGTACCAAGGTCAAGAG CAATTTTTTCCACAGCTGCAGTTGTATGCATGACGTTGGGCTTCATGACTTTATTATCTATGGTTATTGTTGCAATTTACAAATCAAACCAGCAGAAACAATTGATAAAGGGATCTCATAAAAATACTCAAG TTCCACCCAAGCTTGTGGTTCTTCACATGGACATGGCAATTCACACCTTTGATGACATTATGAGAAACACTGAGAACCTAAATGAGAAGTATATCATAGGTTATGGTGCTTCAAGCACAGTGTACAAGTGTGTTCTGAAAAATTCCCGACCAATAGCAATTAAGCGACTTTATAATCAGTATCCATACAACTTGCGTGAATTTGAAACTGAACTTGAGACCATTGGCAGCATCAGACATAGAAACATTGTTAGCTTGCATGGTTATGCTCTATCTCCTTGCGGAAACCTTCTCTTCTATGACTACATGGTGAATGGTTCTTTATGGGATCTCCTACATG GACCATCGAAGAAGGTAAAATTGGACTGGGAAACTCGCTTAAAAATTGCTGTTGGAGCTGCTCAAGGACTTGCCTATCTTCATCATGATTGCAGCCAAAGAATTATCCATAGGGATGTCAAGTCATCAAATATTCTAGTGGATGAAAATTTTGAAGCTCATCTGTCTGATTTTGGAATTGCAAAATGCATCTCAACTGCAAAAACTCATGCCTCAACATATGTTCTAGGAACAATCGGCTACATTGACCCGGAATATGCCCGCACATCTCGGCTAACTGAAAAATCCGATGTCTATAGCTTTGGCATTGTTCTTTTAGAGCTTCTGACTGGGAAAAAAGCTGTTGATAACGAGTCTAATTTGCATCAGCTG GTACTGTCCAAGGCTGATGACAATACAGTGATGGAGGTTGTTGATCAAGAAGTGTCAATTACATGTGTGGATATAACCCATGTGAGGAAAACATTCCAACTTGCTCTGCTGTGCACAAAGCGCCACCCTTCTGAAAGGCCAACCATGCATGAGGTAGCAAGGGTCTTAAATTCGTTTCTCCCGGCACCTCCTACAAAGAAACCTAGTTCAGCTCCTCCGCCAAAGACAGTCGACTATGCTAAGTTTGTGATCGACAAAGGACAACAGCATCCGGTTCCCAAACATCAGCAGCCGCCTCAGCAGGAAAATAACTCATCTGATGCTCAGTGGTTTCTTAGATTTCGAGAAGTAATTTCTAAGAACACCCTGTAA
- the LOC126673182 gene encoding protein TPX2-like isoform X1, which yields MEMDELFNESSYGDEEIDFDYEYDAAKYYDFTRPETEFEAYQAQRWFVTASSYPPSPLIIKFNWEPSVAPVKTGRAPFMCGGAYQTINRTSSANMSRSVNSDEVTSPGSESSSPARSFSKSPLSKYSSFMNPTASQLAKLNHLPQIHCNRLFRRSQKQVKIENNSPRNSSVNGVRATKRQKLEAGYLSKVALLKHQANFLHKEPKKVGLTDLNTTLAKPDVTTTLAKPDATTTLAKPDVTTTLAKSKFTVPKEPNLETAFRAERHRTKNNLEPVEAENSNACIFRARPLNRKILEAPSFPLHKKSTPQLPEFQVFHLRTSERAMQHQFINERNAQNSCSSPRSESTSSTSFLGRVIPVAGFKEKGEALDRIRTSCLNKKESNSTADKRFPDETPIIDSFSKLSLTSEVQFNTKSRLKMPSHSKGLKENTPGSVHLEQEMRNVIKSPRLGGNHFQCGSDRTMMVPQINRSLDIR from the exons ATGGAAATGGATGAGTTATTCAATGAATCGTCGTACGGAGACGAAGAGATTGATTTTGATTACGAGTATGATGCAGCTAAGTATTATGATTTCACCAGGCCAGAAACTGAGTTCGAGGCTTATCAAGCTCAGCGATGGTTTGTAACCGCTTCATCTTATCCTCCTTCTC CTTTAATAATCAAGTTCAATTGGGAGCCGAGTGTTGCTCCTGTTAAAACTGGAAGAGCTCCGTTCATGTGTGGAGGAGCTTATCAAACTATAAATCGAACCAGCAGCGCCAACATGAGTCGCAGTGTCAACTCTGATGAAGTAACTTCGCCCG GATCGGAATCAAGTAGTCCAGCCAGATCATTCAGCAAGTCACCTTTATCAAAATATTCGAGTTTTATGAATCCTACAGCAAGTCAGTTGGCGAAGCTGAATCACCTTCCGCAGATTCATTGTAATCGGTTATTCAGAAG ATCTCAGAAGCAAGTAAAAATTGAGAATAACAGTCCGCGGAATAGTTCTGTTAATGGAGTTCGGGCTACCAAAAGGCAAAAACTTGAGGCTGGCTATCTATCCAAG GTGGCTCTTCTTAAGCATCAAGCTAATTTTCTACACAAGGAACCTAAAAAG GTTGGACTTACTGATCTTAACACAACACTAGCTAAACCTGATGTTACCACAACACTTGCTAAGCCTGATGCTACCACAACACTTGCAAAACCTGATGTTACCACAACACTTGCTAAATCTAAATTTACAGTTCCCAAAGAACCAAATTTAGAAACAGCATTTAGGGCAGAAAGACATAG GACCAAGAACAATTTGGAGCCAGTTGAAGCTGAAAATTCAAATGCTTGTATTTTCAGAGCAAGGCCCTTGAATAGAAAA ATTCTCGAAGCCCCTTCATTTCCGCTTCATAAAAAGAGCACTCCGCAACTTCCAGAGTTTCAG GTGTTTCATCTGAGAACATCAGAAAGGGCGATGCAACACCAGTTTATTAAT GAAAGGAATGCGCAAAATTCTTGCTCCAGTCCCCGGAGTGAAAGTACAAGCTCTACAAG TTTTTTGGGCAGAGTAATCCCTGTTGCTGGCTTTAAGGAGAAAGGGGAAGCACTAGATAGAATTAGAACTTCATGTCtaaataaaaag GAATCTAATTCTACAGCTGATAAAAGATTTCCAGACGAGACACCAATAATAGATTCATTTAGTAAG CTCTCTTTGACATCCGAAGTTCAATTTAACACAAAGTCTCGACTAAAAATGCCTTCACATTCTAAG GGCTTAAAGGAGAACACGCCAGGATCTGTCCATCTAGAACAAGAG ATGAGAAATGTCATCAAATCCCCAAGGCTCGGTGGCAATCATTTTCAATGTGGTAGCGACCGAACAATGATGGTACCACAAATCAACAG GAGCTTGGATATACGTTGA
- the LOC126673182 gene encoding protein TPX2-like isoform X3, giving the protein MMQLSIMISPGQKLSSRLIKLSDALIIKFNWEPSVAPVKTGRAPFMCGGAYQTINRTSSANMSRSVNSDEVTSPGSESSSPARSFSKSPLSKYSSFMNPTASQLAKLNHLPQIHCNRLFRRSQKQVKIENNSPRNSSVNGVRATKRQKLEAGYLSKVALLKHQANFLHKEPKKVGLTDLNTTLAKPDVTTTLAKPDATTTLAKPDVTTTLAKSKFTVPKEPNLETAFRAERHRTKNNLEPVEAENSNACIFRARPLNRKILEAPSFPLHKKSTPQLPEFQVFHLRTSERAMQHQFINERNAQNSCSSPRSESTSSTSFLGRVIPVAGFKEKGEALDRIRTSCLNKKESNSTADKRFPDETPIIDSFSKLSLTSEVQFNTKSRLKMPSHSKGLKENTPGSVHLEQEMRNVIKSPRLGGNHFQCGSDRTMMVPQINRSLDIR; this is encoded by the exons ATGATGCAGCTAAGTATTATGATTTCACCAGGCCAGAAACTGAGTTCGAGGCTTATCAAGCTCAGCGATG CTTTAATAATCAAGTTCAATTGGGAGCCGAGTGTTGCTCCTGTTAAAACTGGAAGAGCTCCGTTCATGTGTGGAGGAGCTTATCAAACTATAAATCGAACCAGCAGCGCCAACATGAGTCGCAGTGTCAACTCTGATGAAGTAACTTCGCCCG GATCGGAATCAAGTAGTCCAGCCAGATCATTCAGCAAGTCACCTTTATCAAAATATTCGAGTTTTATGAATCCTACAGCAAGTCAGTTGGCGAAGCTGAATCACCTTCCGCAGATTCATTGTAATCGGTTATTCAGAAG ATCTCAGAAGCAAGTAAAAATTGAGAATAACAGTCCGCGGAATAGTTCTGTTAATGGAGTTCGGGCTACCAAAAGGCAAAAACTTGAGGCTGGCTATCTATCCAAG GTGGCTCTTCTTAAGCATCAAGCTAATTTTCTACACAAGGAACCTAAAAAG GTTGGACTTACTGATCTTAACACAACACTAGCTAAACCTGATGTTACCACAACACTTGCTAAGCCTGATGCTACCACAACACTTGCAAAACCTGATGTTACCACAACACTTGCTAAATCTAAATTTACAGTTCCCAAAGAACCAAATTTAGAAACAGCATTTAGGGCAGAAAGACATAG GACCAAGAACAATTTGGAGCCAGTTGAAGCTGAAAATTCAAATGCTTGTATTTTCAGAGCAAGGCCCTTGAATAGAAAA ATTCTCGAAGCCCCTTCATTTCCGCTTCATAAAAAGAGCACTCCGCAACTTCCAGAGTTTCAG GTGTTTCATCTGAGAACATCAGAAAGGGCGATGCAACACCAGTTTATTAAT GAAAGGAATGCGCAAAATTCTTGCTCCAGTCCCCGGAGTGAAAGTACAAGCTCTACAAG TTTTTTGGGCAGAGTAATCCCTGTTGCTGGCTTTAAGGAGAAAGGGGAAGCACTAGATAGAATTAGAACTTCATGTCtaaataaaaag GAATCTAATTCTACAGCTGATAAAAGATTTCCAGACGAGACACCAATAATAGATTCATTTAGTAAG CTCTCTTTGACATCCGAAGTTCAATTTAACACAAAGTCTCGACTAAAAATGCCTTCACATTCTAAG GGCTTAAAGGAGAACACGCCAGGATCTGTCCATCTAGAACAAGAG ATGAGAAATGTCATCAAATCCCCAAGGCTCGGTGGCAATCATTTTCAATGTGGTAGCGACCGAACAATGATGGTACCACAAATCAACAG GAGCTTGGATATACGTTGA